A window of Epinephelus lanceolatus isolate andai-2023 chromosome 3, ASM4190304v1, whole genome shotgun sequence genomic DNA:
aaataagaGTTCAAAGTAAATGTACATACTTTAACATATTGAAAGTCTTTGTAGCGTGTTTGTTCATAACATCTTCAAGTAAAGTAACATAGAAAGTGGATTTTAGTCCCTGAGGGGAGATTCAATTTTTTAACTTTGTTGTTATATACAAACACGTCTGAactatacacacatgcacaaacaggacctataaaTGCATTAGATAGAGGGAAGTCAAAGCAAGGGGcctgcccatggacaggtgcCCTGAGCAGTTTGGGGTCTGGTGCTTTGCTCTAGGGCAAAGGACAAACTTTATTAACCCCCAAGGTGATTTCACTCTGTTGTTATttacatgtaacacacacacaggcccgaaatacacacagatgcacaaatAGGACCTACACACATGCATTAAacagagagatgtcagagcgagggggctaTCCATGGACAGGTGTCCCGAGCAGTCGGGAGTctggtgccttgctcaaaggTACCTCGGTGGTGCCCAGGGGCAAACTGTCACCTCTCCAGTTACCAGTCCCTACTTCATACATTTGGTGCTGACAGAGACTTAAACTGGTGACCCtttggttcccaacccaagtccctatggactcaGCTACTGCCGCCTATATTGGCTTAATTCAACATTAAACCTGTTACAGCAGGGTTTGGAGTCAGACCATTTCAATTTATGGACATGGAATATACCAGTAATGATCAGAAGCTATAGGTAATGTTGCTATCCATCCCATAGAACACAAAATATAACATCACATTGACTGCATTAATCTGTACATTAGTATCCAATTTCCTGTATATGAAGTGCATATCTGTTTAAAATGACTCTGAATGATCAAAGTGAAAGAACAAATGAAATATTGTTTCTCTATCTGAAATACAAAAAGCGCACATATAATCTATATTTATCTTAAATCTTTCCAACAGTTTTTTAGCTGGGTAAATTCAGTATAAAAATGTTGATAGGGCAATTTACCGTTTAAAATAGAACAAGGTTTTTTCCCTCTGTAAATCACCCATTACAGAAAACCAAAAGAACTTTGCTGCAGGACGTGTCACACAGTCCGAAGCATTTCTGACGGTTTATTCAGAATTTCCAGTAAAAATATGCTCAGACCTTGTAGTGGCCATTTTCATAAAATTACAATTCTTTAAAAACTGAAGATAACCTGTGGTGGCAGAGTCAAAAATAGTATCATGTTCCTTATACATATTccaaataacaaaaacataataactAATAACAACATTTATTAGAGATAGACATTCACTAGTTCTTGCTCTGTCGTCACTACTACAACCGCTGAAAGGCACCAGCTAATGGGGTCACTCGTTAATACGAAACACCCTCTGTCCCTGTAACTTTTTTCTTGATTGACATATGATGGAAATGGCAAAATTATAttgtttgtcaaaaaaaatccaaagcatAATGCaagttcaatcaatcaatctgcaAGTGGGGAGTTGAGAGCATACAGTGACAGGTATGTCTGCACGAAATTGAGGGCTATTTATGAGCCACAATTCATATGTGTGCTAATAAGTTAAATTGAAATGTTGGTCATATCTAGTGGTCTTAAAGTGTCTGCTCCTTTATTTGCATACAGTCATTATTACCACTTTGGGCTTCCTGTTTATTGTCCTTTCATGATGTGTTTTCTGAGTCTGAGCTGTGATTGTGTATTGCCATTAGTGTTTGGACGATGATTGTGAAAAAAACAGAAGGAAATTGTATCATAAGAGGATTTAGCATGTGTTCTTGTGCAACAGATAAAACAGGAAACCTAATGTTCAATCACTGCATAAAGAATTACCATCAAACCAGCAAAGAGAGCAGTACAAAGTTATACACAAAACAATATAAAGCTGATATGAATCCCGACAGCTGATATACAAGCAGATTTTTGATTTAGAAAGTATAGTCTGGTACTAAATGTATGTTATGATAGTGACTGATGACTGTTATATGTAAGTATTAATCTTGTAATTGCTGTGTCTCTCAGCGTGTGACTCCACACATGGCCGAGTTCCTTGAGAAGCTGAGGACTCGGGTTCGAGTCGGAGTGGTCGGAGGGTCGGACCTCAGCAAGATCAAAGAGCAGCTGGGAGATGATGGTGAGACGCACATCTGTACCTCTAGAGTCAACCAAttatatatatcttttttaaCTATAGAATTAGTTTGACTCTCTGTTTACGTGTGCAGTGATCCAGAAAGCTGACTACGTGTTTGCTGAGAATGGTCTTGTGGCCTATAAGAATGGAGAGTTGCTCTCTGTACAGGTGAGACTGCTGAACTGTGTCCAAAGCTCACCTTTTGACGCGACTAATTCTCTCTGAGTCTGTGTTTGACAGGTTTAGCCATCCTCATAGCCTGAATATAATGATGTTACCTCATGTAAATGGTCCCAGGAGGTTTATTTTGTCTGCCTGCTGTTGTCAGTCTATCCAGGCCCATATGGGAGAAGAGCTGCTCCAAGACTTCATTAACTTCTGTCTCAACTACATGGCCAAGATCAAACTGCCCAAGAAGAGGTGCAAACATGATTTCATTATCAATATTTCTTAGTTTCTGAGGGGTTAATGGTTGTGTAGTTGTGATGCACTGGGCATTAAGGGTACTGGgaagctgtgaaaatgtaaatgatatTACATTATAATGATCTGGTTTACGTGATGGAGACTACATTGTATTGCGTGATGTTTTACAGGGGGACATTTATTGAATTCCGTAATGGCATGTTGAACGTCTCCCCCATTGGACGCAGCTGTTCACAGGAAGAGAGGAATGAGTTCTACGAGCTAGATAAGgtagcgcacacacacatttaacacaggCGTTTAATTAGTTTTATTAGTTTCAGGTCAAAGCATGTGAACATTTCAGCTCTATCGTGGCTACATTTTGGTGGAAGTTGCAAAGTAGTTGCACGTATGAcagatttgttatgaattttttaaagtttctAAGTTTAGACGGTTGCTGTAGGGCCACCATCAGGACTTTGAGGCCCCAAATTTTGGTTGAGGAAGTTTGGAATAGGACTGGACTTATGTGcgaagtttgttttattttcattcatgaGAAGGCAAGTTGCAttgtacaaataataataataacattggCAACAACAAGAGGGACCGACAGCAGAGCCGCCCAGACTTTAATTACAGACTTGATACCACATGCTGGgctgtgattattttttaatttctttttctcttttcagaaaGAGAAAATTAGAGAGAAGTTTGTGTCCATATTAAGGGAAGAGTTCAAAGGAAAAGGATTGTCTTTTTCAATCGGTGAGTGCATTTATAACTATTATAGTGTTTGTATTTACAGTGAATCTGTTCTTAAAGGCAACACAGCATCAGGAGAACACTATCACAGCCTCGGGCAGTATGAGACATTAGTTTAGCTGTGACTGTTTCTTTGTCAGTGTGATGTAAATTCTCCTCATCATCTCTTCCTGCCTCTCGGTCGTTGTTTCTCTGCAGGAGGGCAGATCAGCTTTGATGTGTTTCCTGACGGCTGGGATAAGAGATACTGTCTGAGCTTTGTGGAGAAGGATAACTTCTCAGCTGTTCACTTCTTTGGAGACAAGACCAAACCTGTGAGTATGAGAACTACAACTGAACCATGCAGGAAGGGCTGAATGGCTGCAGACAGCACATGATACTTTCAAAGGCAGAATATCAATAAAATTTTCATGTAAGACCAGACAGACAACTCATCAAGAGTCCACACTCTGTGAAAAGTGAGCTAAAGAATGGGTTGTTTTGACAACATATTTTATGCAAGTGAGTCTATGTTGTCTAGATGGCACCACAGCTGAGACGTACAGTGTGCTTTCTGAGTTTAACCATTAATCATCCAGGTAACTCTAAACTAACACGCCTAAATTTGAAAAATCAACCCTTTCTCTcagtttttagtcttttttatccTTTGTAATTTTAGTGTAGTTTTAGTGAACAAAAATTCGAAATGTTTTAGTCGATGACAGGTCTTGAAATTTTAGTCAACTTTaagtcattatgttttttttattcttaaactaatccagttagGCTAGTTCATGTATCTGAAATTAGAATCACAGTGACATGTTGTATAAAACTTTCACTCAGACTTTTTTTCTACACTTACAAATAATGTCTAAACACTACAAACTTGCATTTTTCCAGCAGTAGTTGACTTTGTCAcaggagtttaccagcctgtcactcatgcAGCATTTTAAGATAATTGCAAGGGTGGAAGCAGTGTTGTGTGGACATGCCCTGCTTTTTAGTGTGGTCACTGAGCTGTTGTCTTATTATTTAGGGCTTTCAGTGTGGATGAAGATCTTTATTAAAACAACTTGAAAACACTAGTGTGGATGGATGTTTCCTTACTTACGCAAACAGTGTAGATTTAGCCAGATTAGTGTGGTTATTGTTAGAGTTTCAGATGATGTGTGGTGTCTTCATTGTGGTTTAAAGGCACTGAATACACTCTTAATCCCCAAGATTTCCTCCCAGCTTTTTGCTGATGtttaaaaactatttaaaatgCGTCTTGATTTCGGGATGTGGTTGGattgtgttaaaataaaatgaggaaGTGGCTGTAACACCCAATGATGTACaaatatgatgaaaatgtaCCAACACCCGAAATGTAATACATTTGCACTTGatcaaaaatgtaataaaaccaaataatgtaataaaataccCTGACTAATACtgcaagagagagagattgtAGAAGGTCAGCCATCTTTTAATGATGTCTAATTTAAGATCCACTCTGGCCGAACGGATGATCCTTACACAATGACCATTCTAGGTTTGGGTGGGATCATTTCCCATTTGACAGGGATTTTAGTTCAGTGCATCTTTGCCTGATGACAACACACAACTTGCCATCTGTCGTAGATTTCAAATTGTACATGAGGCTTAGAGTTTTCATTTCCAAACATGAAATCagtgtcagtgttttcaggAGGCTGACATGATGCTAACTTTAATCACATTTTCAGGAAACTATGGCATCATTGGTCGCTACATGTGCCTAAAGTTTGTGAGTTAAATCCGAGTTCACTGAGAGATGGGGACACTCCATGTAAATAATGGTCTGCATGCTGTGCTGTTGTTGAGGGGGTCACACCAAGTGATGAGCTGCATAGACATAACAAGGCAACACACTGAGCTCCAGCTGACAACCGTCCCCATTCACATACATTTCCCCATTGATCCAGCTCTCACTGAGCAGTTTGCTGCGCATAGCAATCTGGTGACGTTAACACATGTAGCTAAGATTTACTGCCTGCAAACGCTCATGTAAGACAGTCATTGTGTTAGTTTTAGAGATTCAGGCAAACACAAAGAAaggtctgtgttgtgtttttataaagGCACAGTTTGTATTCAGTTCTGAAATAGCTGTCCCAGGGATGATGGGTTCATTTTATAGCACTTAACTGGTTTTCAATCAGACaaactgcagacagacacaacaaCAGCAGGTTTCTTTGCCTCTGGTCCTCATCTAAGTatcactgtgtatgtgtgtgtttgtatcagGGAGGAAACGACTACGAGATCTACAGCGACCCGCGGACCATTGGCCATGAAGTCACCTGTCCAGAGGAAACCGAACAACTTTGTCAGCAGCTTTTCCTCTCATGAGAGAGAAGCAGCAGATGTTACTGTTGCTGTTACTGCTCACGTCTTTTTTAACTAGACAGACAAGAGAGGCTTATTTCTTCATAGAAATAATTCATTTAATGCACAAAGAGCCAGTGTTATAGCGTCTCTAGTGAATTCGAGGAAAAAGAGGGAACACTCGCTGACGAATGAAAGGAGGGATTTCTGGGTATTTTTGATTGGGgtttaaatgaaagctgtcttGCCTTTAAATGTGATGGTAAAAGTAACGGTTTGATTTTTTATGATGAGATTCTAGCTTGTGTTATTAACATTACCTCATGGGAAACTTTGAGCCATAACAGTTAGCAACAAAATGTTCCTGTTTGCAGAGACTATCGAGGGGCAAAGTCCCTCCCCTTCTGGTTCCCCCCAAAAATACGTACGATAGTTAACGTCAACACGAATCATTTTTGACCCTCTTTGAGttgtgccatgaattacacatatgtttgtcaatttaaaagaCACTTTTACAAGTCAAAAAAAGTTGCATTTTGTCATAGTACCATTTAGTTTCCGTGTGTAACCACTCAGGGAACTACGTCTCTTGTCACCAACACCAACATGGCTGTTATCCTAGCACAATATAATATCTGAGTCCATAAGGAcatgggttgggaaccagagggtcaccagttcaagtccccgtccggaccaaatatggagtgtggacttgtagctggagaggtgccagctcaCCCCCGGGCACAACCAAGGTGCCCccgagcaaggcactgaacccccaactgctcaggacACCTGTCCATTGGCTCCCccctttgtgcatgtgtgcgtatttgacaacagagtgaaaaaaaatttaatttaccctcggggattaataaattTTATCCTCTTCATCTTACCTGATGTGTTTGATCCAGTGACTCCTGGTCTTTTTATCAACGGGGAAGCAAAAGGCAAAGTAAGACTTTGTGCTTGTGTGAGCCATGGATGTGTAAGTGTGTATACATCCTGGTATGAGACACACAGGCATTGTAGCTTTAGCAAGAGAGAAAGCTACGACGTCATATGCAACCTTTGGGTGTGTAGTCTTTCTAATTATGTCTTTTCACACTCATACTCCAACAATTTGCAACTCGCAGTTTCCATGATCACTTCAATATGTACTTGGAATGACTGACTTTTTTGACTtgcaaaattatcttttaaattgacaaacatATGTGTAATTCAAGACACAGTTCAAATGGGATCCAAAAATCCATTGTCTCTCGCCATAAACTCTCCTACATACATTATTTAATccatatttaaccaggtaagtcccATAGAGATTAACAATCTCCtttacaagggagacctggccaagacagcagcacacaaaaagttacagccaaacaacacaataaaagacataaaagaTAAACAGTAACGTAGAAATATTAGACCATTTATGCACAATGACAAGGGCCAAACCAGCCAGAAGGAGCGGGGTGAGCCGGGTAGAAATGGGGCACCAGGTTTTCAGCTACCCAGGTACAAGTGAAATAGCCTGCAGGTGGTTAACACAGTGTTGAGAGGACGGAAAGAAATTCAACTAGAGTTAAGTGGATGGTCAGAGGCAGTACAGCTTTTATTGTGCAATAATGGTCCACTATCTTTAATTGTGGAAAGATAACTCAACTAGAAATCAGTTTGCACTGCACGTCAATACGGTCTGATTCTGAATGTGCTTTGAACAGAACTCCCTCGTGACCCGGTGTGCCTCTGACAAGCTGCGTCAGTGACACAGACGTCTCTTTGATTTTCTTCAGATGTGATTTTGTAGCAGTGGGTAGACTTCGAGTTAAACCCGCTGGTCACATGTCACTGTTCATGAAACAATCAGACAATGaatgctgcttttcttttcccAGAGCTAATTTGTCAGTCAAATGTTGTGACCAGGGACCATAAGATCTTCCAAATGTTGAAGTCTTTGCAGGTTTCTTTATTCAGCCATGTTTCATGTCACTGCTCTGTTTTATATGAACAAACTGGAACCATGACACACATCATCTGCTGTGTGCTGTCAGATTTATCTCCTAGATGTTATAGAACAATACATACTGTTTAGTGTCACGGCTGTCAGGAGCAAATTGTACCATTTTTATATGGATCTGAGAAGAAGAGCTTTATACAGTTGTGTGACGGCACTTGAGCTTGAATGAAGTATTTACTTGTTTGAGGATTCTGCTGTAAGATATGTGAACAGTGGGTAATTAAACAAGGATATATAAAGTACAAAGTCAGGTTGtaaagtataaataatgagGATTTAGAAGTGCAGTTGAGGTTATAAATTATGTTTCGTTATTATAAACTTGAGTTCGACTGGCACTGGAGTTTCTAGGCTGGTATCGAgagtcacaaaaacacataataccTGAAATATAGTGACTAAATTACTGTGACCAGGGTATGTACCCAGCAGAGCATTTTGtagtttaaaaataaacttgtctctgccctctagtggacaAAATACATAATGGCACACGTCCTCAGACGTCTTTAGGATCTCTATACTGACACTTTTTGTTTCTTACTACCTGACATGTATAGTGATACCAAGATATCTGCACAATTCTCAAATTAGACTTTAATATTTTCTATGTTGATGTATCATAACTATGATAAATGGAAGTGTACAACAGGGTGGAGCCAGACATCACAAACAGTCATGGCTCAGCCCAAATATTGGGGGGTCCAGGGGCATGACCATTTACAGCAGCTATATGCACAAATTTTGAAGCTATATGGGATAATAGAAAGGCTAAAAATCTGTACGTCACTTAGGAAAAACCTGACAGTTGCAAAGGAAAAAATCAGTGCCAGTTTAGGGAGCCAGCATATGATTGAGAGCCACACACTCTTGAAGTGCCACTAGTGTCCATGCAGCTAGAAGTTGTCATCTCTAAGTACATGCTTGTTAGGGGGGCACAGCTTGATGTTGTCTACAAGTAGTGTATTAAACGTAAGCTTTTGAGAGTGAAAGTATTGAAATGGACCACAAATGATTAAAAGATAATGC
This region includes:
- the pmm2 gene encoding phosphomannomutase 2, coding for MSESTVDSSTLCLFDVDGTLTAARQRVTPHMAEFLEKLRTRVRVGVVGGSDLSKIKEQLGDDVIQKADYVFAENGLVAYKNGELLSVQSIQAHMGEELLQDFINFCLNYMAKIKLPKKRGTFIEFRNGMLNVSPIGRSCSQEERNEFYELDKKEKIREKFVSILREEFKGKGLSFSIGGQISFDVFPDGWDKRYCLSFVEKDNFSAVHFFGDKTKPGGNDYEIYSDPRTIGHEVTCPEETEQLCQQLFLS